A genomic window from Lotus japonicus ecotype B-129 chromosome 1, LjGifu_v1.2 includes:
- the LOC130732447 gene encoding uncharacterized protein LOC130732447: protein MSVEILDGATIVNFLEDEEAFNISVCNRFALLDTNKDGLLSYEEMLKELQCLRVLETHFGIDVKPDPDELGRVYKSLFIQFDHNLNGSVDLEEFKMETREMMLAMADGMGFLPVQMALEEDSILKRAVERECNKVVA, encoded by the coding sequence ATGAGTGTAGAAATATTGGATGGTGCCACCATTGTCAACTTCCTTGAGGATGAAGAAGCGTTTAATATCTCGGTATGCAACCGGTTCGCTCTCCTTGACACAAACAAGGACGGTCTTCTCTCCTATGAGGAGATGCTGAAGGAGCTCCAGTGCCTGAGAGTTCTAGAGACCCACTTTGGCATTGATGTGAAGCCTGACCCTGATGAGCTTGGTCGCGTTTACAAGTCATTGTTCATCCAATTCGACCATAACTTGAATGGTTCAGTTGATCTAGAAGAGTTCAAGATGGAAACCAGGGAGATGATGCTTGCCATGGCAGATGGAATGGGTTTCTTGCCAGTTCAGATGGCCCTTGAAGAAGACAGCATCCTGAAGAGAGCTGTTGAAAGGGAGTGCAATAAAGTCGTTGCTTAA